A part of Mesoplodon densirostris isolate mMesDen1 chromosome 10, mMesDen1 primary haplotype, whole genome shotgun sequence genomic DNA contains:
- the LOC132497971 gene encoding S-phase kinase-associated protein 1-like has protein sequence MPSIELQSSDGEIFEVDVEIAKHSVTIKTMLKYLGVGDEGDDDPVPLPNVNAAILKEVVPWCTHHRDDPPPPEGGEDKEKRTDDFPVWDQEFLKVDQGTLFEFILTANYLDIKDLLDVTCKTVATMIKGKTPEEIRKTFNIKNDFVVEEEAQVCKEKQWCEEKRNFVADAVTL, from the coding sequence ATGCCTTCAATTGAGTTGCAGAGTTCTGATGGAGAGATATTTGAAGTTGATGTTGAAATTGCGAAACACTCTGTGACTATTAAGACCATGTTGAAATATTTGGGAGTGGGTGACGAAGGAGATGATGATCCAGTGCCCTTGCCAAATGTTAACGCAGCAATATTAAAAGAGGTCGTTCCGTGGTGCACCCACCACAGAGATGATCCTCCCCCTCCTGAGGGTGGTGAGGACAAAGAAAAGCGAACAGATGATTTCCCTGTTTGGGATCAAGAATTCCTGAAAGTTGACCAAGGAACACTTTTTGAGTTTATACTGACAGCAAACTACTTAGACATCAAAGATTTGCTTGATGTTACCTGCAAGACTGTTGCCACTATGATCAAGGGGAAAACTCCTGAGGAGATTCGAAAGACATTCAATATCAAAAATGATTTTGTTGTAGAAGAGGAAGCCCAGGTATGCAAAGAGAAGCAGTGGTGTGAGGAGAAGAGAAATTTTGTGGCTGATGCTGTAACACTGTAA